Below is a window of Paenibacillus bovis DNA.
AAATGGAATAAAACTTAGTAATTGATTCAATAATAAAGGAAAAAAAACAGTGAAAAACGATACTATAAAAATCACAATTGCTTTGCTCCAAATATAATATTTATATTTTGTACGAGTCAAAATTAGTAAATTCACTTTATTCGAAACATCACTGTAATAAGTATCCGAATAGATTAATGGAATCATAAATGGTAATAAGATCAATTCAGTAGATAATATTATTTTCGAAGAAGTAGCTTGTAATATAGTCATTTCATATACAGATCGAATACTGCTAAGATCCGTATTGAAAACGCGATAACAGTTTAAAATGAATGCTCCTAATGCCATAACCCATAACAAAAGGAATATTAATTTGAATTCTGATCGATTCAAACATAACTTAAATTCCATCTTAAGTAAATTAAGCAAATACATTACCACCTTTTAACTAAAGAGGGAGAACTATGTAGAGTTCTCCCTCTTTAAACTTTTATTTAAACTTTTATTTAAACTCTTATTTAAACTCTTATTTAAACTCTATATAATATATGTAAATCATTTGAAATTAACCCAACCAGATACGAAACCATTTTGGTATATTTGATAATCTGCATTTCTCATTCCCATAATAACATCAGCCTTTGATTTAATCTGCTTACGGAATTGAATTGTAGATTGATTACCTAATTTTTGCTCATACTCGTTAGAAATAACAGTTTTCACTCCATCCGTCGCCCAGAATACTGCAGTATCTGCATGAGTAATATCCGTAACTTTATTAACTATATACTGTTCATCTGTAACTTTTTGATGAGTACCAGTGTAATTATTTCCTTGTCTTGCCGGAAGGGCATAAGAGTCATAATTTTCATTTACCGAAGCTGCAAAAGCTGTAATAGATGGAACAGCGGTAATAGCCATTCCCAAAGTTAAAGCAAGAATCAGACCTTTTTTGGATTTTTTTTGCATGTTAAATTCCTCCTGATATTCATTTTATTTGCTCCTAAGAGCCAATTTTATTTTATTATATACATATTAAGTTGTCAACTATATACATTTTTAATTTGTTTTTGTAAAAAGCGCTACTTGTATAGAAAGGTGCATTTCAAAAAATAGATGCAAGCAAAAAGCAACTGAATTAGATCATTCAGTCGCCTTCTGCTTGCATCGTTACTTCAGGAATGAGGAAGCAAATGTGCATTTATATGGAAGTTGGTTATCCTCTTCTAAAATCATTTTTTTTATCGCTAGCATAAGAATATATTATAGTTTTCAATATTATTCACTTCAAAATCAGCAGCCGATCATCATTCGATCCCGGATCACCGTCTCCGCCGGATGTATTGTTGGTCAGTACATAAATCTTGCCGTTATGTACGGCAACATCGCGTACGCGTCCGACACCGGTCAATACATCCGTCATCTTTTTGGTTTTTGGATCGAATTCTTTGAGGCTTTCTCCTGCCAATGTCGCTACCAGAATCGTATCATTCGGCGTCACCGCAATACCGGATGGAGCAATCGCTTTGGAGCTCGCTACATACAGCGGCGGCGTCATTCCTTTGGCGGTTTCTTTGCCCATCACTTCCGGCCAGCCATAGTTGGCGCCAGGCTTGATCAGGTTGATCTCGTCGAGACCGGTACGGTCGGTACCGCCGCCCGGAATCGGTGCGCCGCTTGGGCCATGATCGGAAGCGTACAGCTTGCCGTCAGATGTCCAGGCGATGCCCTGGGAATTGCGCAGTCCGTAAGCGTAGACATAGGAATTTTTGATCGGATTGTCTTTTGGGATTTTGCCGGCTGTCGTCATGCGCAGGATCTTGCCGCCGTAGCTTTTCAGATCCTGGGACAGCTCACGACGGTTGGTCTCGCCAGCAGTGCTATACAGCATACCATCCGGGCCGATTGCCAGACGTCCGCCTTCGTGAATACGTCCACCCGGAATGCCTTTCAGCAGCTCGCTTTGCTCTTTCCACGTATTGCCGGTTAGTTTGACTTTGACGATCCGGTTGAAACCCTCGCCTTTTTCTTCGTAAGCATGATAAATGTAGGCCATTTTGTTTTTGGCAAAATTCGGATCAAGCACAAAACCGGTCAGACCCGCTTCGCCGACTACCCGCAGCGGCTTTTTGGTCTGTACTTTTTGCAGCGTCTGCTTGCCGTTTTTGACCTGCACAATGCCGCCTACACGCTGCGTAATATATACGGTATCTCCGGCAAATTGCATCGACCACGGTACCATGAGTTTAGTGGCTGCTGTTGTGTAGCCACCTTTTAGTGAATCCGTGAGGCTGGCTTTGGACTTGGCAGCAGATGAAGTAGATTCTTTATCCGTAGATGTTGAAGTAGAAGAGTCACCTGATGCAGCCGGCGCCGTTTGTTCTGCTGCTGGCGCTGTCGCCTGTGGTTCCGCTGCGTAGGCAGAAGCCGGCAGGGCCAGCAGCAGAGCAAGTGTGACTATTTTTCCTTTTTCATGCATTTTGAACATTATATCCCTCCTTGTCCTTTTCCCATTTTTACCCATTACAGGCGCTGCTAATCGAAATCGGACAAAGAAGTCTTTTTTATTTATAAAGAACTACAATAAAAGAAAGCAGCCTTGATTGGATACACGTATCATGATTCTGCTAGGCTGTGGGAAGCTATCTACTTCTGTTCTTTAGGGTCAGGCTGATCCGATTGTGTCAGCACTTGTTTGGCTGCTGTCAGGGCAGCTGCTGCACGAGGCCAACCTGTATAAAAGGCCAGATGGGTGATTGCTTCTACCAACTCGTAGGACTGCACTCCATTCTGCATAGCCAGACGCATATGATATGGCATCTGCTCCACCATTCCTCCAGCTGTAAGCGCCGCTACCGTAATCATGCTGCGGTCACGCAAGGACAGCTCTTCACGTCTCCATACTTCTCCAAATAATAGATCTTCCGAATAACGGACAAATTCCGGCGCAATCTCTCCGTAAGATTCTCTGGCACTGGATAGAATTGTTGGATGAGTCATTCGGATACCTCCTCTGAGACAGAGATCATCTGGGCAATTCCATTACCGAATGACCAATCGGCGAACTCGTTCTCGTTAATAACGATAAATACGTCTTCCTGACGCATGGGCACTTCAATACTCAGCTGCTGTGCCAGCTGTTGATACAGACCTGTTTTTTGCCGAATCGATCGGCCAGATTTACAGGTAATATGAATAAAGATCAGTCCATCACTTCGCTGTACATTCAGATAATGGGGATGATAATAAAATTCTTCTTTCTTATGGGCATGAAAAGCTTGAAAACAATCATCTTCCGGTACATTGAAATGATCAACCAACGCTTTCATAATGACCTGACTGATATGCTTTAACTGAACCTCTCCATAGTGCTGCTCCATATAACTGACCCGGATAAAAGGCATTTCTCATCACTCCTTGCTCAGAATGATTCCAGTGTACGCCATATTCGTTGATCTATATAATGGAATAAGTATATAAAGTTAATTGATTTCTTCGATAGAGGTGATTGGAATGGACCTAAAGGAACTTGTCGCTTTTCAAACGATTGTGCAGGAGAAGACCTTCTCCCGGGCCGCAGAAAAATTGAATTATGCCCAGTCCACTATAACCAACCAGATTCAGCGGCTGGAAAAAGAACTGGGCATTCAACTATTTAAACGGGGATGGGATGTTCAGCTTACACCAGCCGGACAGATTTTTGCAGCAGAGGTAGATCATTTGATCCGTCATTGGAATGACACGGCTGAGCTCGCCAGATCACTGCAGCAGGAGCAGATTGGCACGCTGCGAATTGGTGGAATTGAATCGGCCATTCATAGGATCATGCCGAATGCCATGCGCCAGCTGCAGCAGGACAGACCACGAATGACCTGCGAGATTACAACCAGCAGTACCGATAGGCTGGTTGAGGAATTGTGGAGTGACCGGCTGGATTTCGCTATTTGCGGGTGTCCCGCTGATGCATCCGCTTTTTATTTTGATCCTCTGTATGAGGAGAAAACCATCCTCGTTGCGGATCATAATCATCCACTGTGCCAGTCTGGCTCTGCTTCATTTAACGATGTTCTAGGCTATCCGCTTATTGCTGGAGGACCTACCTGTTTATATCATCTTCAATTTTCCAGGTATCTGTCCCGCTATCAGACATCCCCGTCCCTAATGCATTCGGTGACCCCAATCTCACTGATTCCTCCTATGGTCAAGCACACTTCTGCTATAGGTGTTGTTCTGGAATCGACACCCTTACTTTCAGGAATCCAACAGATTGACGTGGAATTGGAACTTTCTTTTATTCCCGTAGGAATATTACAGCTGCGCCAGGCACATTATTCCAAGCAATCTCCTGCCAACTTGCTGCAGGAAATAATCAAGGAACATATTAAGGGCTAAATATATCTGTTCCATGAATGTGTTCCTTGAATGTATATGATGTATCTGCCCTATTACATCAAAATAGCAAAAAAGACCGGAGAATCTCTCCGGTCTAGAAGTGCATATGCTATAGGGCGTCCTGTCTGCATGCAGACAAGTCTCTACATCATCTTACTTGATAACCACGTAGTCCAGGTTCACCAGCTTCGCATAAGTGATGATCTGATCGGTAGTCAGGTTCAAAGAAACAACCGTGTGGTGACCGCCACCATTCTCGATCCATGCACGTACGCCGTCCTGGAAGTTCGGTTTCACTTCCCATAGTACGCGTGCTACAGGCAGGTTCGGTGCCGGAACAGTCGGCTCGAATGCGGATACTTCGTTGATCAGCAGTTTGTAGTGTGTACCAAAGTCAGCCATCGATACGACTACGCCTTCGCCTGCTTTGCCGTCGAATACAAGACGTGCAGGGTCTTCACGATCGCCAATACCCAGTGGGGATACGACTACTTTTGGCTTGCTACTTGCCAGGGTAGGATCTACTTCCAGCATGTGAGATTGCAGAATCGCTTCTTGCCCCGCTGCCATTTCATACGTGTAGTCTTCCATGAAGCCTGTGTTCAGGTTGTGGCTCATGATTTTCAGCTGGCGATCCAGGGCTGCTGTTTTCCAGTCTCCTTCACCGGCAAAGCCGTAGCCTTGTGCCATCAGGCGCTGAACAGCCAGACCTGGCAGCTGCTTCATGCCATGCAGATCTTCAAAATTCGTTGTGAATGCAGTGTAGCCGCCGTTATCGAGGAAGCGCTTGATGGCGATCTCGTAGCTCGCTTGTACACGTACGCTGGCTTCCCATGCTTCCTTGCTGTTGGAACCATATTCAAAGTCATACAGCTCGGCATATTCAGCCATTAGCGCATCGATTTCCTGCTCGGTTACGGCATTAACGTATTCCACGAGGTCGCCGATACCATAGTAGTCCACGGTCCAGCCAAACTGGATCTGTGCTTCTACTTTGTCACCTT
It encodes the following:
- a CDS encoding PQQ-dependent sugar dehydrogenase, whose product is MFKMHEKGKIVTLALLLALPASAYAAEPQATAPAAEQTAPAASGDSSTSTSTDKESTSSAAKSKASLTDSLKGGYTTAATKLMVPWSMQFAGDTVYITQRVGGIVQVKNGKQTLQKVQTKKPLRVVGEAGLTGFVLDPNFAKNKMAYIYHAYEEKGEGFNRIVKVKLTGNTWKEQSELLKGIPGGRIHEGGRLAIGPDGMLYSTAGETNRRELSQDLKSYGGKILRMTTAGKIPKDNPIKNSYVYAYGLRNSQGIAWTSDGKLYASDHGPSGAPIPGGGTDRTGLDEINLIKPGANYGWPEVMGKETAKGMTPPLYVASSKAIAPSGIAVTPNDTILVATLAGESLKEFDPKTKKMTDVLTGVGRVRDVAVHNGKIYVLTNNTSGGDGDPGSNDDRLLILK
- a CDS encoding carboxymuconolactone decarboxylase family protein → MTHPTILSSARESYGEIAPEFVRYSEDLLFGEVWRREELSLRDRSMITVAALTAGGMVEQMPYHMRLAMQNGVQSYELVEAITHLAFYTGWPRAAAALTAAKQVLTQSDQPDPKEQK
- a CDS encoding tautomerase family protein, with translation MPFIRVSYMEQHYGEVQLKHISQVIMKALVDHFNVPEDDCFQAFHAHKKEEFYYHPHYLNVQRSDGLIFIHITCKSGRSIRQKTGLYQQLAQQLSIEVPMRQEDVFIVINENEFADWSFGNGIAQMISVSEEVSE
- a CDS encoding LysR family transcriptional regulator — its product is MDLKELVAFQTIVQEKTFSRAAEKLNYAQSTITNQIQRLEKELGIQLFKRGWDVQLTPAGQIFAAEVDHLIRHWNDTAELARSLQQEQIGTLRIGGIESAIHRIMPNAMRQLQQDRPRMTCEITTSSTDRLVEELWSDRLDFAICGCPADASAFYFDPLYEEKTILVADHNHPLCQSGSASFNDVLGYPLIAGGPTCLYHLQFSRYLSRYQTSPSLMHSVTPISLIPPMVKHTSAIGVVLESTPLLSGIQQIDVELELSFIPVGILQLRQAHYSKQSPANLLQEIIKEHIKG
- the araA gene encoding L-arabinose isomerase, with the protein product MSAAAEKQFWFVVGSQHLYGEEALGEVKANAQKIADSLNASGVLPYPLVLQDLAVTADKITNIMKEVNYRDEVAGVITWMHTFSPAKMWIRGTKLLQKPLLHLATQYNESIPWATIDMDFMNLNQAAHGDREYGFINARLKKQNKIVVGYWERESVQQQIADWMDVAVAYNEGFNLKVARFGDNMRNVGVTEGDKVEAQIQFGWTVDYYGIGDLVEYVNAVTEQEIDALMAEYAELYDFEYGSNSKEAWEASVRVQASYEIAIKRFLDNGGYTAFTTNFEDLHGMKQLPGLAVQRLMAQGYGFAGEGDWKTAALDRQLKIMSHNLNTGFMEDYTYEMAAGQEAILQSHMLEVDPTLASSKPKVVVSPLGIGDREDPARLVFDGKAGEGVVVSMADFGTHYKLLINEVSAFEPTVPAPNLPVARVLWEVKPNFQDGVRAWIENGGGHHTVVSLNLTTDQIITYAKLVNLDYVVIK